The Thermoanaerobaculia bacterium nucleotide sequence GAGAGAACGCTCCTGGAGCCGGGCTTCCTCGATGCGGGCGGCGATCTCTCCTCCGGAGTAGACGGGAAAGGCGAGCGATCCGCCGACGATGCGCGTCCACGAGAGGTCGCCGAGATAGTTGCCGTTGTACCCGCCCTGGAACTGCGCCGCGAGCCGGGGCCAGCGCTCTCCCCGCGCGGCGGCGAGCGACAGGCGCGCGGCCACGAGGTTCTCGTCCAGCGCCCGGAGGTCGGGACGCTGCTTCCGCGCGGCGGCGATCGCCGCTTCCGGCGTCGGGAGCTCGCCGGCCGGCGGCTCGAAACGACCGGCGAGGACGAGCGTGTCCGCGAGGTCGGCGCCGACCGCCCGGAGGAGCGCCAGACGGGCGACGTCGCGCTGCGTCTCGGCGACGAGGAGCGCCTGCCGCTGGCGCGACAGCTGAACGTCCGCCCGCGTCGTGTCGAGCCGCGTTCCGGTCCCGACTTCCTGCGCGTGCGCCGCCTGCCCGCGGAGCTTCTCGAAGAGGTCGACGTTCGCGCGGGTCTCGTCGACGAGCGATTCGGTGCGGCGGATCGTCAGATAGAGCGAAGCGACCGCGGACGCGACGTCGGCGTCGGACTGTTCCCGTTCCGATTCGCTCACGCGGATCTGCTGGCGGGCGGCGGCGACCCGGCGGCGCGCGGCGACGTCGATGACGTTCATCGACGCGGCGATGTGCGCGTCGAACACGTTGAAGGGGGGGACGATCGGAGGAACGCCGGGGAACGTCAGGCCGAAGGTCTGCAGGTTCAGGCTCTGGTTGACGTCGGAGACCACCGCGTCGACGCGGGGGTTCAGCGCCGTCTTCGCGCGCGCGGCGGCGGCGCGCGCCTCGTCGATGCCGAGCGACGCGATCTTCGACGCGGTACTTTCCGCGAGCGCGCGGTCGATCGCGTCGGACAGCGTCAGGGTGAGCGTTTCTCCGCGCGCGGCGGCCGCGGCGAGCAGCGCCGCGACGAGGAGCGCGGCACGCTTCACTTCGCGCTCCTCCGTTCCTCGGTGCGAAGCCATTCGGCGACGTACACGGGGGTGTGGAGGAGCTTCGCTCGCGCGCCCTCGCCGTCGAGGAAGAACCGGACGGCGCCGCGATCGACGATCCCGACGCCTTCGAGATCCAGAACGACCTGCCGCCCGGAGCGCCGGGACTCCCGCACGATGCGCTCGAGCTCGGCGACCTGGTCGTCGGAGATGCGGCCGGAGAGAAAGAACGTGACGCGGGCGGCGGTTTCGGCGGTCTTTTCGATCTTGAGCACGCGGCTTCCGGGATCAAGACGCATGCCAGCAGGGCTGACGCCTAAGTGGCGGGAAGATATTGAGATAATGAGATCACTCTCGCCGCCATCCCCGTGAATCTGCGAAATTTCGTGATTAATGGGAGATGGTCGAGCGGAACCGGTGCTTGTCGATCTTGAGCTTCCGGATCTTCGATTCGAGGGTCGTCGACGGGATTCGAAGCCGGACCGCCGCGCCGGAGGGACCGGCGACCCGGCCGCGCGTCTGGGCGAGGACGGCCTCGATGATCTTCTTCTCTTCTCCCTGGAGGCTCGTCGGCAGCGAGCCGCCGGTGACGGGCGCGCCCGTTTCCCGGGCGAGCGCGCTCTCCTCCACCCGCAGCGTGTCGCCTTCGGTCAGGATCGCGGCGCGCTCGATCACGTTCTGGAGCTCGCGGACGTTTCCGGGCCACGGGTAGGCGAGGAAGAGATCCATCGTCTTCTTCTCGACGCGCCGGATTCTCTTTCCGAGCCGCGCCGCGTGCCGGGCGACGAAGTATTCGACGAGGATCGGAACGTCCGTTCGCCGCTCGCGGAGAGGAGGGATTTCGATCGGGAAGACGTTCAGCCGATAGTAGAGATCTTCGCGAAAGGCGCCCTCCCGGACCGCCGCGCGGAGATCGCGATTCGTCGCCGCGATGACGCGCGCGTCCGTGTGCAGCGTGCGGCTGCCGCCGACCCGTTCGAACTCCCCCTCCTGGAGAATGCGGAGGAGCGCGACCTGCATCTCGGAGGGGAGCTCGCTGACCTCGTCGAGGAAGAGCGTTCCGCCGGCGGCGAGCTCGAATCGCCCGATCCGGCGCTGCAGCGCGCCCGTGAACGCGCCCTTCTCGTGGCCGAAGAGCTCGGAAGCGATCAACCCCTCGGGGAGCGCGGCGAGGTTGACCTTGATGAGCGCCCGCGACGAGCGGGGGGACAGCCGGTGGATCGCGCGCGCGACGAGCTCCTTTCCCGTGCCGGTCTCGCCGCAGAGCAGGACCGTGGACTCCGTCCGCGCGACCTTCTCGACGCGGGAGAGGACGTTCCGGAGGGCCGTCGAGGTGCCGACGATCTCCTCGAACATCGACTCCTGGTCGATCTCCTCCTTCAGCACCAGGTTCTCTTCCTCGAGCCGGTCCCTCAGTCGCGCGATCTCCGCGAAGGCGAGGGAATTCGAGACCGCGGTCGCGATCGGGCGGGAAACCTCCTCCAGGAGCTCCGCTTCGTCGGGCGTGAAGCGTTTCTGGGCGATGCGCGCGAACGCGATCGATCCGATCTGGCGATCGCGCACGAAGAGTGGTGTGCGGACGTAGGAATGCACGCCGTAGGAGAGGAGGCGCTCGTCTTCCGCGAAGAGACGGTCCTCCTCGAGATCCTGCGAGACGTACGCCTTGCGCGTCCGGCCGACGTACTCGGTGCCGGTGCCGCGCAGGGGAAACCCGCTGTGAACCGCATCGAGCCGGTCCCGGGGAATGTCGAGCGCGCGCGCCATCGTCTCTTCCACCGGCTCGCCCGGCCGCCGCTCGACGCCCTCGATGTGGATGGCATGGGTCCGCGCGACGTCTCCTTCGATCGTGATCGCGGCGATCGCGTCCACGGGAACGAACGGCTTCAGCGCCCTCGCGACGGCTTCGAGGACGGCGGCGAGGTCCCGCTGCGCGTTGGCCGCCTCGGACACCTGCAGGAGCAGTCGGTACTTTTCCTCGCCGGATTTCGGGCAGGAATGGGGATCGGACACGTGGGAATCTTAATCCGGGGCGGGGAGCGGGGGGCCCTCCCGAGGCGGGCGAGGCGTGAGCCCATGGCGAGACGGGGGCGCGGGGAGAGGGCTTGGAAGGCGGGTTCGCGCGGGGGAGGCTGCTCGGGCCTGGTCGCCGCGGCCAGTGGGAGCCCGATGCCCGCCGCTCTCACGAGCGATGGCGGATCGATCTCACAACCTCGGTTCGGGATTCGTTCGAAGCTTCCATCCGCCGAAGCCGTGCGAAGGCGGACCGGATCGCCCGCACCCGTCCGGTTGGATGGATCGCCCCGCCGGCCTAACTGAGTTCGAGCATTCGCTGCAGGGCCCGCTCGGCGCCGACCCGGACGTCTTCCGGAATCATGATCTCCGGCCGCTCGTCCCGGAGCGCCGCGTAGACCTTCTCGAGCGTGTTCTTCTTCATGAACGGGCAGAGATTGCAGGCGCACGTGTCGGCGGGAAGCGGGATGAACGTCTTTCCCGGCGCGTTCTTCTCCATCTGGTGGA carries:
- a CDS encoding TolC family protein, whose product is MKRAALLVAALLAAAAARGETLTLTLSDAIDRALAESTASKIASLGIDEARAAAARAKTALNPRVDAVVSDVNQSLNLQTFGLTFPGVPPIVPPFNVFDAHIAASMNVIDVAARRRVAAARQQIRVSESEREQSDADVASAVASLYLTIRRTESLVDETRANVDLFEKLRGQAAHAQEVGTGTRLDTTRADVQLSRQRQALLVAETQRDVARLALLRAVGADLADTLVLAGRFEPPAGELPTPEAAIAAARKQRPDLRALDENLVAARLSLAAARGERWPRLAAQFQGGYNGNYLGDLSWTRIVGGSLAFPVYSGGEIAARIEEARLQERSLEIRRDDLDRRIQEEVRRALLAYRSAVSRSALAGENARLAADELRFATDRFVNGVASGIEVDNAQTSVTAARDAREAALADQEQAWIELKHATGEIRDVAGKENP
- a CDS encoding sigma 54-interacting transcriptional regulator, encoding MSDPHSCPKSGEEKYRLLLQVSEAANAQRDLAAVLEAVARALKPFVPVDAIAAITIEGDVARTHAIHIEGVERRPGEPVEETMARALDIPRDRLDAVHSGFPLRGTGTEYVGRTRKAYVSQDLEEDRLFAEDERLLSYGVHSYVRTPLFVRDRQIGSIAFARIAQKRFTPDEAELLEEVSRPIATAVSNSLAFAEIARLRDRLEEENLVLKEEIDQESMFEEIVGTSTALRNVLSRVEKVARTESTVLLCGETGTGKELVARAIHRLSPRSSRALIKVNLAALPEGLIASELFGHEKGAFTGALQRRIGRFELAAGGTLFLDEVSELPSEMQVALLRILQEGEFERVGGSRTLHTDARVIAATNRDLRAAVREGAFREDLYYRLNVFPIEIPPLRERRTDVPILVEYFVARHAARLGKRIRRVEKKTMDLFLAYPWPGNVRELQNVIERAAILTEGDTLRVEESALARETGAPVTGGSLPTSLQGEEKKIIEAVLAQTRGRVAGPSGAAVRLRIPSTTLESKIRKLKIDKHRFRSTISH